A genomic segment from Ciconia boyciana chromosome 5, ASM3463844v1, whole genome shotgun sequence encodes:
- the GABRG1 gene encoding gamma-aminobutyric acid receptor subunit gamma-1 isoform X1 — protein MEYTIDIIFAQTWYDSRLKFNSSMKVLMLNSNMVGKIWIPDTFFRNSRKSDAHWITTPNRLLRIWSDGRVLYTLRLTINAECYLQLHNFPMDEHSCPLEFSSYGYPRNEIEYKWKKTSVEVADPKYWRLYQFAFVGLRNTTEISHTLSGDYIIMTIFFDLSRRMGYFTIQTYIPCILTVVLSWVSFWINKDAVPARTSLGITTVLTMTTLSTIARKSLPKVSYVTAMDLFVSVCFIFVFAALMEYGTLHYFTSNRKGDKGKEKKAKSKPSKPPAIAVRPGSTLIPINNINHLPERDDDYGYECLEGKDCASFFCCFEDCRTGSWREGRIHIRIAKIDSYSRIFFPTAFALFNLVYWIGYLYL, from the exons ATG gAATACACCATAGATATAATTTTTGCCCAGACGTGGTATGACAGCCGTCTAAAATTTAACAGCTCAATGAAAGTGCTTATGCTTAATAGCAACATGGTTGGAAAAATTTGGATTCCAGACACTTTCTTCCGGAACTCAAGGAAATCCGATGCTCACTGGATTACAACTCCAAATCGTTTGCTTCGAATCTGGAGTGATGGAAGAGTATTATACACTCTAAG GCTGACAATTAATGCTGAATGTTATCTTCAGCTTCATAACTTTCCTATGGATGAACACTCCTGTCCACTGGAGTTTTCAAGCT ATGGATATCCCAGAAATGAAATTGAatacaaatggaagaaaacctcTGTTGAAGTGGCAGATCCAAAATACTGGAGATTGTATCAGTTTGCATTTGTAGGGTTACGAAATACAACTGAAATTTCTCATACCTTGTCTG gtGATTATATTATTATGACAATCTTCTTTGATCTCAGCAGACGTATGGGATATTTTACTATTCAGACATACATTCCTTGTATACTCACAGTTGTTCTTTCATGGGTGTCATTTTGGATCAATAAGGATGCAGTTCCTGCAAGGACTTCTCTGG gcATTACAACAGTGCTGACCATGACAACGTTGAGTACAATTGCTAGGAAGTCACTCCCAAAGGTTTCCTACGTGACGGCAATGGacctttttgtttcagtttgcttcatttttgtgtttgctgcCTTGATGGAATATGGCACCTTGCATTACTTTACCAGCAACAGAAAAGGggacaaaggaaaagaaaagaaggcaaaatcTAAGCCATCA aaaccACCTGCAATTGCTGTTCGACCTGGATCAACACTAATTCCAATTAATAACATTAATCATCTCCCTGAACGTGATGATGATTATGGATATGAGTGCCTAGAAGGGAAAGACTGTGCTagcttcttttgttgttttgaagaCTGCCGCACAGGATcttggagagaaggaaggataCACATCCGTATTGCAAAAATTGACTCATATTCTCGAATCTTCTTTCCAACTGCCTTCGCACTGTTCAATCTTGTTTACTGGATTGGCTACCTTTATCTATAA
- the GABRG1 gene encoding gamma-aminobutyric acid receptor subunit gamma-1 isoform X2, with amino-acid sequence MEYTIDIIFAQTWYDSRLKFNSSMKVLMLNSNMVGKIWIPDTFFRNSRKSDAHWITTPNRLLRIWSDGRVLYTLRLTINAECYLQLHNFPMDEHSCPLEFSSYGYPRNEIEYKWKKTSVEVADPKYWRLYQFAFVGLRNTTEISHTLSGDYIIMTIFFDLSRRMGYFTIQTYIPCILTVVLSWVSFWINKDAVPARTSLGITTVLTMTTLSTIARKSLPKVSYVTAMDLFVSVCFIFVFAALMEYGTLHYFTSNRKGDKGKEKKAKSKPSLMFVCCESQHIPGTGTDAKKVQ; translated from the exons ATG gAATACACCATAGATATAATTTTTGCCCAGACGTGGTATGACAGCCGTCTAAAATTTAACAGCTCAATGAAAGTGCTTATGCTTAATAGCAACATGGTTGGAAAAATTTGGATTCCAGACACTTTCTTCCGGAACTCAAGGAAATCCGATGCTCACTGGATTACAACTCCAAATCGTTTGCTTCGAATCTGGAGTGATGGAAGAGTATTATACACTCTAAG GCTGACAATTAATGCTGAATGTTATCTTCAGCTTCATAACTTTCCTATGGATGAACACTCCTGTCCACTGGAGTTTTCAAGCT ATGGATATCCCAGAAATGAAATTGAatacaaatggaagaaaacctcTGTTGAAGTGGCAGATCCAAAATACTGGAGATTGTATCAGTTTGCATTTGTAGGGTTACGAAATACAACTGAAATTTCTCATACCTTGTCTG gtGATTATATTATTATGACAATCTTCTTTGATCTCAGCAGACGTATGGGATATTTTACTATTCAGACATACATTCCTTGTATACTCACAGTTGTTCTTTCATGGGTGTCATTTTGGATCAATAAGGATGCAGTTCCTGCAAGGACTTCTCTGG gcATTACAACAGTGCTGACCATGACAACGTTGAGTACAATTGCTAGGAAGTCACTCCCAAAGGTTTCCTACGTGACGGCAATGGacctttttgtttcagtttgcttcatttttgtgtttgctgcCTTGATGGAATATGGCACCTTGCATTACTTTACCAGCAACAGAAAAGGggacaaaggaaaagaaaagaaggcaaaatcTAAGCCATCA TTGATGTTTGTATGCTGTGAATCCCAACATATCCCAGGAACAG GAACTGATGCCAAGAAGGTGCAATAA